The following are encoded together in the Brassica napus cultivar Da-Ae chromosome A9, Da-Ae, whole genome shotgun sequence genome:
- the LOC106435183 gene encoding uncharacterized protein LOC106435183 isoform X3, whose product MSSNGEKGMMKRSDFAQKLLDDLRVRKERLSISQDTDNYAYSNRGFKGSNKTRSKSTTFQDINYGGANLLTSGTEDSNQILPYGRGRSIDLSKALAFALENAGKATRADPSGNASLISFLHEVGKRSLGRSSQQHLCSSSQQQLPMVHVHIKEISKGAQKLNQIIKACSNGLSFRKGRYSIQCGGEEHMEGAIELEQSLRLLVDIQQASSEYITKKQSQNRFKLLEENDDGEEEEEDVRNRNNRKIKEAAKTDIEMRLLALKNKHRRQTSGCEDTEHKPQKGRIPNVVAKLMGIGEFPEEEKETKNNNDASIKSAESLTRRRATQSNEKIVELKDQRNSTSLDLVLHKETQRTTNGINYKDKSQQKDDPNSRKGNKKDGEMTTKNAIRRTSSPTEDKPKAVTRSQEKPLHKLSFGKKEEAKSIKKAKLKPERHQEHGVMTNHPPKPVSSVPVIDKAKSLRKIFSHVVVLEKKKGGEVHEAEFREKKNLNGGFCKVMKQPENQKPVSREANGKQDQLLRSYNDSNKTKAVEADTCINISEDSGVEVKSSNRNVFEKKKDIKDDSILLIAAERVLCQAPSENQHQELMFTDGVDQQAPVPNSDGNSERFSKTVYKASKGEVEAGIPLLEKRQERRKQETKETLSANEMNLKKIVVKSQLFLDTFEALFKLNIPLNVLHEVGGNNYHQEDKNLLLDCGYEIMKRKGRFQELKVHPFVKVPISSSKVNSLDHLVRQLSKEFEKLRTYGRECYTESLVEDYLPKVLERDVYYTDPNLNSMWDMGWNDSMHAFIEKDDVIRDVEREVFNGLLEEITRDLICI is encoded by the exons ATGAGTTCGAACGGAGAGAAGGGAATGATGAAGCGGTCAGATTTTGCACAGAAGTTGTTAGATGATCTTCGTGTAAGGAAGGAGCGGCTTTCAATCTCTCAGGATACAG ATAACTATGCATATTCTAACAGAGGATTTAAGGGATCTAATAAAACCAGATCAAAATCT ACAACATTTCAAGATATCAACTATGGAGGAGCCAATCTTCTCACTAGCGGCACGGAGGATTCAAATCAGATACTTCCATACGGAAGAGGCCGGAGCATCGATCTATCAAAAGCATTAGCATTTGCACTTGAAAATGCTGGGAAGGCTACAAGAGCAGATCCTTCAGGAAATGCATCACTCATTAGCTTCCTTCATGAAGTAGGAAAGAGATCTTTGGGAAGAAGCAGTCAGCAACATCTTTGTTCAAGCAGCCAGCAACAACTTCCCATGGTTCATGTCCATATCAAAGAAATATCAAAGGGAGCTCAAAAACTGAATCAGATCATTAAAGCATGTAGCAACGGCCTCAGTTTTCGAAAAGGAAGGTACTCAATACAATGCGGGGGAGAAGAACACATGGAAGGTGCTATTGAATTGGAACAGTCTCTTCGTTTGCTTGTAGATATTCAACAAGCTTCTTCTGAGTATATCACCAAGAAACAAAGTCAAAACAGATTCAAGCTACTTGAAGAAAATGAtgatggggaagaagaagaagaagatgttcgGAATCGAAATAACCGAAAGATAAAAGAAGCCGCAAAGACGGACATCGAAATGAGACTACTGGCGCTTAAAAACAAACACAGAAGACAAACAAGTGGCTGCGAAGATACCGAACATAAGCCTCAGAAGGGAAGGATTCCGAATGTTGTTGCGAAGTTGATGGGAATAGgagagtttccagaagaggaaaaagagaCCAAGAACAACAATGATGCATCCATCAAGTCTGCGGAGAGTCTCACAAGGCGTAGAGCAACACAATCCAATGAAAAAATTGTTGAACTGAAGGATCAGAGGAACTCAACATCATTGGATTTAGTATTACATAAGGAGACTCAGAGAACTACTAATGGTATAAACTACAAAGACAAGTCTCAGCAGAAGGATGATCCAAACAGCAGAAAAGGAAACAAGAAGGATGGAGAAATGACGACGAAAAATGCTATAAGAAGGACCTCATCTCCAACAGAAGATAAGCCTAAGGCTGTCACAAGGAGCCAAGAAAAGCCTTTGCATAAACTTAGTTTTgggaagaaagaagaagcaaagagCATCAAGAAAGCGAAGTTGAAGCCAGAAAGGCATCAAGAACATGGCGTAATGACCAATCATCCACCAAAACCTGTGAGCTCAGTACCAGTCATAGACAAAGCTAAATCTCTGAGGAAAATCTTTTCTCATGTTGTTgtattagaaaagaaaaaaggaggAGAGGTACATGAAGCTGAGTTCCGcgaaaagaaaaatctaaatggTGGATTTTGCAAAGTAATGAAGCAACCAGAGAATCAGAAACCTGTTTCCAGAGAAGCAAATGGGAAACAAGATCAGTTACTCAGAAGTTACAATGACAGTAATAAGACCAAAGCTGTAGAAGCAGACACATGCATCAATATTTCTGAAGATTCAGGCGTTGAGGTCAAATCATCAAACAGAAATGTgtttgagaaaaagaaagatatcaAAGATGACTCAATTCTGCTAATAGCTGCGGAGAGAGTCCTATGCCAAGCTCCATCCGAAAAT CAGCATCAAGAGCTTATGTTTACAGATGGGGTGGATCAACAAGCTCCAGTACCAAATTCTGATGGAAATTCAGAAAGATTTTCCAAGACAGTATATAAAG CCAGCAAAGGGGAGGTTGAAGCTGGCATACCTTTGTTGGAGAAGCGACAAGAACGCcgaaaacaagaaacaaaagagacaTTGTCTGCAAATGAAATGAACCTCAAGAAGATAGTTGTGAAAAGTCAACTATTTCTGGACACATTCGAGGCACTTTTCAAACTTAACATTCCTCTCAATGTCCTTCATGAAGTTGGCGGGAACAATTACCACCAAGAAGACAAGAACCTACTCCTCGATTGTGGCTACGAGATAATGAAACGAAAAGGAAGATTTCAAGAGTTAAAAGTCCATCCTTTCGTGAAGGTACCCATTAGTTCCTCTAAAGTAAACTCATTGGACCATCTTGTTAGACAATTAAGCAAAGAGTTCGAGAAGCTGAGAACTTACGGTAGGGAGTGCTACACTGAATCACTTGTTGAAGACTACTTACCAAAAGTGTTGGAAAGAGATGTTTACTATACAGACCCAAACTTAAACTCCATGTGGGATATGGGTTGGAATGATTCGATGCACGCCTTCATCGAGAAAGATGATGTTATAAGGGACGTAGAGAGGGAAGTCTTCAATGGACTCTTGGAGGAGATAACCAGAGATCTTATATGCATATAG
- the LOC106435183 gene encoding uncharacterized protein LOC106435183 isoform X2, whose amino-acid sequence MSSNGEKGMMKRSDFAQKLLDDLRVRKERLSISQDTDNYAYSNRGFKGSNKTRSKSTTFQDINYGGANLLTSGTEDSNQILPYGRGRSIDLSKALAFALENAGKATRADPSGNASLISFLHEVGKRSLGRSSQQHLCSSSQQQLPMVHVHIKEISKGAQKLNQIIKACSNGLSFRKGRYSIQCGGEEHMEGAIELEQSLRLLVDIQQASSEYITKKQSQNRFKLLEENDDGEEEEEDVRNRNNRKIKEAAKTDIEMRLLALKNKHRRQTSGCEDTEHKPQKGRIPNVVAKLMGIGEFPEEEKETKNNNDASIKSAESLTRRRATQSNEKIVELKDQRNSTSLDLVLHKETQRTTNGINYKDKSQQKDDPNSRKGNKKDGEMTTKNAIRRTSSPTEDKPKAVTRSQEKPLHKLSFGKKEEAKSIKKAKLKPERHQEHGVMTNHPPKPVSSVPVIDKAKSLRKIFSHVVVLEKKKGGEVHEAEFREKKNLNGGFCKVMKQPENQKPVSREANGKQDQLLRSYNDSNKTKAVEADTCINISEDSGVEVKSSNRNVFEKKKDIKDDSILLIAAERVLCQAPSENHQELMFTDGVDQQAPVPNSDGNSERFSKTVYKVVSASKGEVEAGIPLLEKRQERRKQETKETLSANEMNLKKIVVKSQLFLDTFEALFKLNIPLNVLHEVGGNNYHQEDKNLLLDCGYEIMKRKGRFQELKVHPFVKVPISSSKVNSLDHLVRQLSKEFEKLRTYGRECYTESLVEDYLPKVLERDVYYTDPNLNSMWDMGWNDSMHAFIEKDDVIRDVEREVFNGLLEEITRDLICI is encoded by the exons ATGAGTTCGAACGGAGAGAAGGGAATGATGAAGCGGTCAGATTTTGCACAGAAGTTGTTAGATGATCTTCGTGTAAGGAAGGAGCGGCTTTCAATCTCTCAGGATACAG ATAACTATGCATATTCTAACAGAGGATTTAAGGGATCTAATAAAACCAGATCAAAATCT ACAACATTTCAAGATATCAACTATGGAGGAGCCAATCTTCTCACTAGCGGCACGGAGGATTCAAATCAGATACTTCCATACGGAAGAGGCCGGAGCATCGATCTATCAAAAGCATTAGCATTTGCACTTGAAAATGCTGGGAAGGCTACAAGAGCAGATCCTTCAGGAAATGCATCACTCATTAGCTTCCTTCATGAAGTAGGAAAGAGATCTTTGGGAAGAAGCAGTCAGCAACATCTTTGTTCAAGCAGCCAGCAACAACTTCCCATGGTTCATGTCCATATCAAAGAAATATCAAAGGGAGCTCAAAAACTGAATCAGATCATTAAAGCATGTAGCAACGGCCTCAGTTTTCGAAAAGGAAGGTACTCAATACAATGCGGGGGAGAAGAACACATGGAAGGTGCTATTGAATTGGAACAGTCTCTTCGTTTGCTTGTAGATATTCAACAAGCTTCTTCTGAGTATATCACCAAGAAACAAAGTCAAAACAGATTCAAGCTACTTGAAGAAAATGAtgatggggaagaagaagaagaagatgttcgGAATCGAAATAACCGAAAGATAAAAGAAGCCGCAAAGACGGACATCGAAATGAGACTACTGGCGCTTAAAAACAAACACAGAAGACAAACAAGTGGCTGCGAAGATACCGAACATAAGCCTCAGAAGGGAAGGATTCCGAATGTTGTTGCGAAGTTGATGGGAATAGgagagtttccagaagaggaaaaagagaCCAAGAACAACAATGATGCATCCATCAAGTCTGCGGAGAGTCTCACAAGGCGTAGAGCAACACAATCCAATGAAAAAATTGTTGAACTGAAGGATCAGAGGAACTCAACATCATTGGATTTAGTATTACATAAGGAGACTCAGAGAACTACTAATGGTATAAACTACAAAGACAAGTCTCAGCAGAAGGATGATCCAAACAGCAGAAAAGGAAACAAGAAGGATGGAGAAATGACGACGAAAAATGCTATAAGAAGGACCTCATCTCCAACAGAAGATAAGCCTAAGGCTGTCACAAGGAGCCAAGAAAAGCCTTTGCATAAACTTAGTTTTgggaagaaagaagaagcaaagagCATCAAGAAAGCGAAGTTGAAGCCAGAAAGGCATCAAGAACATGGCGTAATGACCAATCATCCACCAAAACCTGTGAGCTCAGTACCAGTCATAGACAAAGCTAAATCTCTGAGGAAAATCTTTTCTCATGTTGTTgtattagaaaagaaaaaaggaggAGAGGTACATGAAGCTGAGTTCCGcgaaaagaaaaatctaaatggTGGATTTTGCAAAGTAATGAAGCAACCAGAGAATCAGAAACCTGTTTCCAGAGAAGCAAATGGGAAACAAGATCAGTTACTCAGAAGTTACAATGACAGTAATAAGACCAAAGCTGTAGAAGCAGACACATGCATCAATATTTCTGAAGATTCAGGCGTTGAGGTCAAATCATCAAACAGAAATGTgtttgagaaaaagaaagatatcaAAGATGACTCAATTCTGCTAATAGCTGCGGAGAGAGTCCTATGCCAAGCTCCATCCGAAAAT CATCAAGAGCTTATGTTTACAGATGGGGTGGATCAACAAGCTCCAGTACCAAATTCTGATGGAAATTCAGAAAGATTTTCCAAGACAGTATATAAAG TTGTTTCAGCCAGCAAAGGGGAGGTTGAAGCTGGCATACCTTTGTTGGAGAAGCGACAAGAACGCcgaaaacaagaaacaaaagagacaTTGTCTGCAAATGAAATGAACCTCAAGAAGATAGTTGTGAAAAGTCAACTATTTCTGGACACATTCGAGGCACTTTTCAAACTTAACATTCCTCTCAATGTCCTTCATGAAGTTGGCGGGAACAATTACCACCAAGAAGACAAGAACCTACTCCTCGATTGTGGCTACGAGATAATGAAACGAAAAGGAAGATTTCAAGAGTTAAAAGTCCATCCTTTCGTGAAGGTACCCATTAGTTCCTCTAAAGTAAACTCATTGGACCATCTTGTTAGACAATTAAGCAAAGAGTTCGAGAAGCTGAGAACTTACGGTAGGGAGTGCTACACTGAATCACTTGTTGAAGACTACTTACCAAAAGTGTTGGAAAGAGATGTTTACTATACAGACCCAAACTTAAACTCCATGTGGGATATGGGTTGGAATGATTCGATGCACGCCTTCATCGAGAAAGATGATGTTATAAGGGACGTAGAGAGGGAAGTCTTCAATGGACTCTTGGAGGAGATAACCAGAGATCTTATATGCATATAG
- the LOC106435183 gene encoding uncharacterized protein LOC106435183 isoform X1, which translates to MSSNGEKGMMKRSDFAQKLLDDLRVRKERLSISQDTDNYAYSNRGFKGSNKTRSKSTTFQDINYGGANLLTSGTEDSNQILPYGRGRSIDLSKALAFALENAGKATRADPSGNASLISFLHEVGKRSLGRSSQQHLCSSSQQQLPMVHVHIKEISKGAQKLNQIIKACSNGLSFRKGRYSIQCGGEEHMEGAIELEQSLRLLVDIQQASSEYITKKQSQNRFKLLEENDDGEEEEEDVRNRNNRKIKEAAKTDIEMRLLALKNKHRRQTSGCEDTEHKPQKGRIPNVVAKLMGIGEFPEEEKETKNNNDASIKSAESLTRRRATQSNEKIVELKDQRNSTSLDLVLHKETQRTTNGINYKDKSQQKDDPNSRKGNKKDGEMTTKNAIRRTSSPTEDKPKAVTRSQEKPLHKLSFGKKEEAKSIKKAKLKPERHQEHGVMTNHPPKPVSSVPVIDKAKSLRKIFSHVVVLEKKKGGEVHEAEFREKKNLNGGFCKVMKQPENQKPVSREANGKQDQLLRSYNDSNKTKAVEADTCINISEDSGVEVKSSNRNVFEKKKDIKDDSILLIAAERVLCQAPSENQHQELMFTDGVDQQAPVPNSDGNSERFSKTVYKVVSASKGEVEAGIPLLEKRQERRKQETKETLSANEMNLKKIVVKSQLFLDTFEALFKLNIPLNVLHEVGGNNYHQEDKNLLLDCGYEIMKRKGRFQELKVHPFVKVPISSSKVNSLDHLVRQLSKEFEKLRTYGRECYTESLVEDYLPKVLERDVYYTDPNLNSMWDMGWNDSMHAFIEKDDVIRDVEREVFNGLLEEITRDLICI; encoded by the exons ATGAGTTCGAACGGAGAGAAGGGAATGATGAAGCGGTCAGATTTTGCACAGAAGTTGTTAGATGATCTTCGTGTAAGGAAGGAGCGGCTTTCAATCTCTCAGGATACAG ATAACTATGCATATTCTAACAGAGGATTTAAGGGATCTAATAAAACCAGATCAAAATCT ACAACATTTCAAGATATCAACTATGGAGGAGCCAATCTTCTCACTAGCGGCACGGAGGATTCAAATCAGATACTTCCATACGGAAGAGGCCGGAGCATCGATCTATCAAAAGCATTAGCATTTGCACTTGAAAATGCTGGGAAGGCTACAAGAGCAGATCCTTCAGGAAATGCATCACTCATTAGCTTCCTTCATGAAGTAGGAAAGAGATCTTTGGGAAGAAGCAGTCAGCAACATCTTTGTTCAAGCAGCCAGCAACAACTTCCCATGGTTCATGTCCATATCAAAGAAATATCAAAGGGAGCTCAAAAACTGAATCAGATCATTAAAGCATGTAGCAACGGCCTCAGTTTTCGAAAAGGAAGGTACTCAATACAATGCGGGGGAGAAGAACACATGGAAGGTGCTATTGAATTGGAACAGTCTCTTCGTTTGCTTGTAGATATTCAACAAGCTTCTTCTGAGTATATCACCAAGAAACAAAGTCAAAACAGATTCAAGCTACTTGAAGAAAATGAtgatggggaagaagaagaagaagatgttcgGAATCGAAATAACCGAAAGATAAAAGAAGCCGCAAAGACGGACATCGAAATGAGACTACTGGCGCTTAAAAACAAACACAGAAGACAAACAAGTGGCTGCGAAGATACCGAACATAAGCCTCAGAAGGGAAGGATTCCGAATGTTGTTGCGAAGTTGATGGGAATAGgagagtttccagaagaggaaaaagagaCCAAGAACAACAATGATGCATCCATCAAGTCTGCGGAGAGTCTCACAAGGCGTAGAGCAACACAATCCAATGAAAAAATTGTTGAACTGAAGGATCAGAGGAACTCAACATCATTGGATTTAGTATTACATAAGGAGACTCAGAGAACTACTAATGGTATAAACTACAAAGACAAGTCTCAGCAGAAGGATGATCCAAACAGCAGAAAAGGAAACAAGAAGGATGGAGAAATGACGACGAAAAATGCTATAAGAAGGACCTCATCTCCAACAGAAGATAAGCCTAAGGCTGTCACAAGGAGCCAAGAAAAGCCTTTGCATAAACTTAGTTTTgggaagaaagaagaagcaaagagCATCAAGAAAGCGAAGTTGAAGCCAGAAAGGCATCAAGAACATGGCGTAATGACCAATCATCCACCAAAACCTGTGAGCTCAGTACCAGTCATAGACAAAGCTAAATCTCTGAGGAAAATCTTTTCTCATGTTGTTgtattagaaaagaaaaaaggaggAGAGGTACATGAAGCTGAGTTCCGcgaaaagaaaaatctaaatggTGGATTTTGCAAAGTAATGAAGCAACCAGAGAATCAGAAACCTGTTTCCAGAGAAGCAAATGGGAAACAAGATCAGTTACTCAGAAGTTACAATGACAGTAATAAGACCAAAGCTGTAGAAGCAGACACATGCATCAATATTTCTGAAGATTCAGGCGTTGAGGTCAAATCATCAAACAGAAATGTgtttgagaaaaagaaagatatcaAAGATGACTCAATTCTGCTAATAGCTGCGGAGAGAGTCCTATGCCAAGCTCCATCCGAAAAT CAGCATCAAGAGCTTATGTTTACAGATGGGGTGGATCAACAAGCTCCAGTACCAAATTCTGATGGAAATTCAGAAAGATTTTCCAAGACAGTATATAAAG TTGTTTCAGCCAGCAAAGGGGAGGTTGAAGCTGGCATACCTTTGTTGGAGAAGCGACAAGAACGCcgaaaacaagaaacaaaagagacaTTGTCTGCAAATGAAATGAACCTCAAGAAGATAGTTGTGAAAAGTCAACTATTTCTGGACACATTCGAGGCACTTTTCAAACTTAACATTCCTCTCAATGTCCTTCATGAAGTTGGCGGGAACAATTACCACCAAGAAGACAAGAACCTACTCCTCGATTGTGGCTACGAGATAATGAAACGAAAAGGAAGATTTCAAGAGTTAAAAGTCCATCCTTTCGTGAAGGTACCCATTAGTTCCTCTAAAGTAAACTCATTGGACCATCTTGTTAGACAATTAAGCAAAGAGTTCGAGAAGCTGAGAACTTACGGTAGGGAGTGCTACACTGAATCACTTGTTGAAGACTACTTACCAAAAGTGTTGGAAAGAGATGTTTACTATACAGACCCAAACTTAAACTCCATGTGGGATATGGGTTGGAATGATTCGATGCACGCCTTCATCGAGAAAGATGATGTTATAAGGGACGTAGAGAGGGAAGTCTTCAATGGACTCTTGGAGGAGATAACCAGAGATCTTATATGCATATAG
- the LOC106435183 gene encoding DNA ligase 1-like isoform X4, which produces MSSNGEKGMMKRSDFAQKLLDDLRVRKERLSISQDTDNYAYSNRGFKGSNKTRSKSTTFQDINYGGANLLTSGTEDSNQILPYGRGRSIDLSKALAFALENAGKATRADPSGNASLISFLHEVGKRSLGRSSQQHLCSSSQQQLPMVHVHIKEISKGAQKLNQIIKACSNGLSFRKGRYSIQCGGEEHMEGAIELEQSLRLLVDIQQASSEYITKKQSQNRFKLLEENDDGEEEEEDVRNRNNRKIKEAAKTDIEMRLLALKNKHRRQTSGCEDTEHKPQKGRIPNVVAKLMGIGEFPEEEKETKNNNDASIKSAESLTRRRATQSNEKIVELKDQRNSTSLDLVLHKETQRTTNGINYKDKSQQKDDPNSRKGNKKDGEMTTKNAIRRTSSPTEDKPKAVTRSQEKPLHKLSFGKKEEAKSIKKAKLKPERHQEHGVMTNHPPKPVSSVPVIDKAKSLRKIFSHVVVLEKKKGGEVHEAEFREKKNLNGGFCKVMKQPENQKPVSREANGKQDQLLRSYNDSNKTKAVEADTCINISEDSGVEVKSSNRNVFEKKKDIKDDSILLIAAERVLCQAPSENHQELMFTDGVDQQAPVPNSDGNSERFSKTVYKASKGEVEAGIPLLEKRQERRKQETKETLSANEMNLKKIVVKSQLFLDTFEALFKLNIPLNVLHEVGGNNYHQEDKNLLLDCGYEIMKRKGRFQELKVHPFVKVPISSSKVNSLDHLVRQLSKEFEKLRTYGRECYTESLVEDYLPKVLERDVYYTDPNLNSMWDMGWNDSMHAFIEKDDVIRDVEREVFNGLLEEITRDLICI; this is translated from the exons ATGAGTTCGAACGGAGAGAAGGGAATGATGAAGCGGTCAGATTTTGCACAGAAGTTGTTAGATGATCTTCGTGTAAGGAAGGAGCGGCTTTCAATCTCTCAGGATACAG ATAACTATGCATATTCTAACAGAGGATTTAAGGGATCTAATAAAACCAGATCAAAATCT ACAACATTTCAAGATATCAACTATGGAGGAGCCAATCTTCTCACTAGCGGCACGGAGGATTCAAATCAGATACTTCCATACGGAAGAGGCCGGAGCATCGATCTATCAAAAGCATTAGCATTTGCACTTGAAAATGCTGGGAAGGCTACAAGAGCAGATCCTTCAGGAAATGCATCACTCATTAGCTTCCTTCATGAAGTAGGAAAGAGATCTTTGGGAAGAAGCAGTCAGCAACATCTTTGTTCAAGCAGCCAGCAACAACTTCCCATGGTTCATGTCCATATCAAAGAAATATCAAAGGGAGCTCAAAAACTGAATCAGATCATTAAAGCATGTAGCAACGGCCTCAGTTTTCGAAAAGGAAGGTACTCAATACAATGCGGGGGAGAAGAACACATGGAAGGTGCTATTGAATTGGAACAGTCTCTTCGTTTGCTTGTAGATATTCAACAAGCTTCTTCTGAGTATATCACCAAGAAACAAAGTCAAAACAGATTCAAGCTACTTGAAGAAAATGAtgatggggaagaagaagaagaagatgttcgGAATCGAAATAACCGAAAGATAAAAGAAGCCGCAAAGACGGACATCGAAATGAGACTACTGGCGCTTAAAAACAAACACAGAAGACAAACAAGTGGCTGCGAAGATACCGAACATAAGCCTCAGAAGGGAAGGATTCCGAATGTTGTTGCGAAGTTGATGGGAATAGgagagtttccagaagaggaaaaagagaCCAAGAACAACAATGATGCATCCATCAAGTCTGCGGAGAGTCTCACAAGGCGTAGAGCAACACAATCCAATGAAAAAATTGTTGAACTGAAGGATCAGAGGAACTCAACATCATTGGATTTAGTATTACATAAGGAGACTCAGAGAACTACTAATGGTATAAACTACAAAGACAAGTCTCAGCAGAAGGATGATCCAAACAGCAGAAAAGGAAACAAGAAGGATGGAGAAATGACGACGAAAAATGCTATAAGAAGGACCTCATCTCCAACAGAAGATAAGCCTAAGGCTGTCACAAGGAGCCAAGAAAAGCCTTTGCATAAACTTAGTTTTgggaagaaagaagaagcaaagagCATCAAGAAAGCGAAGTTGAAGCCAGAAAGGCATCAAGAACATGGCGTAATGACCAATCATCCACCAAAACCTGTGAGCTCAGTACCAGTCATAGACAAAGCTAAATCTCTGAGGAAAATCTTTTCTCATGTTGTTgtattagaaaagaaaaaaggaggAGAGGTACATGAAGCTGAGTTCCGcgaaaagaaaaatctaaatggTGGATTTTGCAAAGTAATGAAGCAACCAGAGAATCAGAAACCTGTTTCCAGAGAAGCAAATGGGAAACAAGATCAGTTACTCAGAAGTTACAATGACAGTAATAAGACCAAAGCTGTAGAAGCAGACACATGCATCAATATTTCTGAAGATTCAGGCGTTGAGGTCAAATCATCAAACAGAAATGTgtttgagaaaaagaaagatatcaAAGATGACTCAATTCTGCTAATAGCTGCGGAGAGAGTCCTATGCCAAGCTCCATCCGAAAAT CATCAAGAGCTTATGTTTACAGATGGGGTGGATCAACAAGCTCCAGTACCAAATTCTGATGGAAATTCAGAAAGATTTTCCAAGACAGTATATAAAG CCAGCAAAGGGGAGGTTGAAGCTGGCATACCTTTGTTGGAGAAGCGACAAGAACGCcgaaaacaagaaacaaaagagacaTTGTCTGCAAATGAAATGAACCTCAAGAAGATAGTTGTGAAAAGTCAACTATTTCTGGACACATTCGAGGCACTTTTCAAACTTAACATTCCTCTCAATGTCCTTCATGAAGTTGGCGGGAACAATTACCACCAAGAAGACAAGAACCTACTCCTCGATTGTGGCTACGAGATAATGAAACGAAAAGGAAGATTTCAAGAGTTAAAAGTCCATCCTTTCGTGAAGGTACCCATTAGTTCCTCTAAAGTAAACTCATTGGACCATCTTGTTAGACAATTAAGCAAAGAGTTCGAGAAGCTGAGAACTTACGGTAGGGAGTGCTACACTGAATCACTTGTTGAAGACTACTTACCAAAAGTGTTGGAAAGAGATGTTTACTATACAGACCCAAACTTAAACTCCATGTGGGATATGGGTTGGAATGATTCGATGCACGCCTTCATCGAGAAAGATGATGTTATAAGGGACGTAGAGAGGGAAGTCTTCAATGGACTCTTGGAGGAGATAACCAGAGATCTTATATGCATATAG